The following DNA comes from Streptomyces sp. NBC_00690.
CTCGAAGAGCGCCAGGTTCGCCTCGGCCCTCGTGGCGAAGACGCGGCCGCGGACGCATTCAGTCTTGATCAGCATCCACAAGTTCTCGGCGAGAGCGTTATCGTACGAATCCCCGACCGAGCCCATGGAAGCCTCAATTCCTGCCCGCATCAGGCGTGTTGTTAGCTTCACGGACGTGTATTGACAGCCGTGGTCGGCGTGGTGGATCAGTCGGCCGGGCTCTACGTCCCGGCTGGCCAGCGCGTACTCAAGGCAGGACAGGACCAGGTCGGCGTCCGCGCGGGCGGAGGTCTCCCAGGCCACCACCCGGCGCGAGAACGCATCCCGGATCGCCGAGAGCCACAGCGGACCCTCAATCGTGGTGATCATGGTGAGGTCGGTGACCCACAGCCGGTTCGGCTCAGGCGCGGTGAAGTCCCGCTCGACCAGGTCCGGGGCCAGGGTGGCCTTGGGGTCCCGGCGGGTGAAGCTGCTGCGGCGTGGGCTGAGGCCCGCGAGATCGGCCTCGCGCATCAATCGCTCGACACGTTTGCGGCTCACGTGGACGCCCTCGCGTTTGAGGACGGCGTGCACGCGCGGGGAGCCGTAGATCCCGCCGGAATCGGTGTGGATCTCGCGGATCCTGTCGGTGAGTTCGACGTCTTTGCGGACCCGTTCGCACGGTTGCTTCTCGGCGCGGCGCCAGCGGTAGTAGGTGGAGGAGGCAATGTGCAGTTCCCGGAGCGTGGGCTCGACCTCCAGATGCGGGTGCTCGGTGAAGAGCGCCGTCACCTGGGCCGGGTCGGGTCGGTGAAAGTCGGCCCGGGGCGCGGTTCCGGCCTTTCGACCGGCCCGTTTCCCCGGACCGCTTCCCGAACCCGGCGGGCACCTCTCAATGCACCGGGCTCTCCACAAGCCCCGAAATGGGCTGCGTGTTGAACATCCTCATCCCGCGATGGGCCAGGGAGCCGGAATTATCGAGCCTCGGTATCGGTAGCGGGTCGTGCCTACCTTCTCTGGGTCGAACAGCTCCCTGTTATCACTGGAGGGCCACCATCCACCGCCGCAATAGCGGTTGCGGAGTTCCTTCCAAGTGGACCGGCGGTGTTTGCGCCGCATCCATCGCCATACCGTCTGCCACGTGTAGTGGCTCAGATAAGCGAAGGTCGCGGAGGACACCCCTGGCCGGAAGTAAGCACACCAGCCCCGCAACGCCATATTCAAACGACGCAGCAGGTCATCCAGCGGTTGGTTCACTTCGACCTCGCGGCACAGCGTCTTGACCTTCCGCTTCACGGCCTGGACAGCCTTCTTCGCGGGATAGGTATAGACGTAGTACTGACTGGTCCCCCTCTTGCGGTGACGCTGGATGTGCCACCCGAGAAAGTCCAGTCCCTCATCGATATGGGTAATCAAGGTCTTCCCCGGCGACAGGCGCAGGCCCATCGTGGACAAGACCTCAGTGATTTCCTCGCGCAGGACCTCGGCATCCGATTTCGAGCCGAAGACCATCAGGCACCAGTCGTCCGCGTACCTAATAAGGCGGTAGTTGGGAAGACCATGGCGGTGCCGTCTGGCGCGGTCCACCTTCCCAGCGCTCGGGCCTCCCGGCGCCTGGGCTATGTATTCGTCCAGGACCGACAGTGCCACGTTACTGAGCAGAGGCGAAAGAATCGACCCTTGTGGGGTCCCGGCGGTGGTTTCCCGCAGCAGGCGGTCCTCTCCGAGGATGCCTGACTTTAGGAATGCCTTCACCAGGTCCAGAACGCGTTTGTCCCCAACTCGATGCCGCACCCGATCCATCAGGGCCGGATGCGAGATTTCGTCAAAGCAGGCCGTGATGTCTCCCTCGACGATCCACTCATAATTGCGTGGCCGCGAAGATAGATAGCGCACCTCGGCTACCGCGTCATGAGCCCGACGATTCGGGCGGAACCCGTAGGAACACGGGAGGAAGTCCGCCTCGAAAATCGGCTCCAGCACCAGTTTCAAAGATGCCTGGACCACCCGGTCGGTGATGGTTGCGATCCCCAGGCGGCGGAGCTTCCCGCCGGCCTTTGGAATCATCCGTTCCCGCACCGGTAGCGGGCGGAAACTACGGTCCTTCAGCTGCGACCGCAGTCCGTCGAGGAAATCCTCGACGCCCTGCCCGGCCTCGACGGAACGGGCTGTGCGCCCGTCCACTCCAGCCGTGCGGGCACCCTTGTTACCCCTCACCCGATCCCAGGCCACCAGAAGGAAGCCCGGATCGGCAACGAGGTTGTAGAGGTCGTCGAACCTGCGATGAGAATCATCACGAGCCCAACGGTGCAACTTGGTCTGGATATTCAGTACCCGTCGCTCCGCCACATATATGGCGTGCTCCAGTTCGTCGGTATTCACCAGCGAAAACCTCCTGATATTCCAGCAGCCTCGACTGCTGGCTTGCTGGCTCCCTTCGCCCTGCGGCCGTCTCTCACGGCCTCCACGGCGGGTCGTCACGCCCGCGACTACTACGGAGCCTCCGCCCCATCCCACGGCCCTCAATCGGCAACGGACCTGCCCACCGCTGAACTGGCTGTCCAACAGGAGGGCGACCGTGGATGGTTCCCACGTTCACCATGTGATCGATCAGTCAGGGAGGCGCCCAGCTCTACCCCGGCAGCATCGCCACGTCTACGCCGTAGAACTTCGACGTGGCCTCCCCACCGACACAACTAAACGGCTTCGGAGTTGAAGACCAGCCCGAAAGGCCCGGCCCTCACGCGCTGCGTACCGGCCCATATCTGCCAGATTTGACCCGGCTTCGCTGTTACGGGGCGTCCACCACTGGTTCGCTCTCGCTACACCTTCTGACCTCGCTGAACGGGCCCACACCGTCTGACAGTTCCGGCACGTCCCGCCTTCGTCGGGGCCGCTTGCCACCCTCACCGGCGTTCCCCGGATCAGGCTGCCCCCAAGCTTCGATCAGGCCGCTACGACGGCCCGACGGAAGTGGTCTTTCACCACCTCTCGATCAACATCGCGCCTCGTGGCGCACAGCTGCGCCGCGAAAAAAGCCGAGGCCGTCCGCAGGATCTCGTTCGCCCGCTTGAGCTGGGCGTTCTCCTTGCGCAGGGCCGCGAGTTCCTCGCGCTCGGCCGTGGTCGGCCGGTCGTCACGCTCGCCGGCATCGGCCTCGGCCTGGCGGATCCAGCCGCGCAGAGCCTCGGGATGCACCCCGAGATCGATTGCCAGCCGCTTGATCTGCGGCTTCGGATCGGTGAAGCGGTACATCCCCACCGCGCGATCACGCAACTCCTGCGGGTATTTTCTCGGTGCAGCCATGGCCAGAGTTCCTCTCACGAGATCCATCTGACCCGCTGTCACCACCCACCGAATCTCGGGGGAACCTCAAAGGCATAAAGCAACGGCCCGTGCCGTGAGTACCTGCGGCGCCGGGGCTTCCGGCACACGATCCCGGAGAAGACCGACAGCCGGGCCGCCCGCCTACGCAAAGGCTCACGCGGCGGACGGCCACCCGGTTTCGATCGAGAGCGGTACAAGAAGCGCAACACCGTCGAACGCGCGATCAACCGGCTCCAGCACGCAAGAGCAGTGGCAACCCGCTATGACAAGCGCGGCTAGGTCTTCCTGGGCACGGCAACGGCAGCAGCTCTCGTCATCTGGCTCCGGACATGACCGGGCTTGACGGCGTCAGCCCACGGATGCACCTGGAGCCAATGCCAGGCCAGAGGTATCAAGGAAGGCTTCAAGGCTGATGACTCCGCTGCCGGTTCCGTCGTCCCATTCGGTCAGGAGCTCCGAGAGGCCCTCATTCCAGGAGTCGGATGTGTCGATGTCAGGGCCGGGATGACGCTCGACGCAGCCAGCACCGTGCCGGTAACGAAGGGACAGGTACTGGCCCCCCGCTGTCCAGGCATCCCACTGGGACGGGTAGGCGGGACACGTCTGCACGACCCGCACCAGCATCAGACTCTCGACTTGACCCATCCGAGAATGGTCGCGCGCCTACGGAACTCGGGCAATCGACTTCAGGTCGACGGCAACCGTGGTCGGCCGGACAAGTCCTAGGAGTATGGATCTCCAGCGCCCGAGCAAGGAGGACAAACTCACCCCAGAACAGTTGGACGCACTGCGCAGGCTGGGGGTGCAGCGGGCGTGACACGCTCTACCACCGGCCGCTGAACCCGACGG
Coding sequences within:
- the ltrA gene encoding group II intron reverse transcriptase/maturase; its protein translation is MNTDELEHAIYVAERRVLNIQTKLHRWARDDSHRRFDDLYNLVADPGFLLVAWDRVRGNKGARTAGVDGRTARSVEAGQGVEDFLDGLRSQLKDRSFRPLPVRERMIPKAGGKLRRLGIATITDRVVQASLKLVLEPIFEADFLPCSYGFRPNRRAHDAVAEVRYLSSRPRNYEWIVEGDITACFDEISHPALMDRVRHRVGDKRVLDLVKAFLKSGILGEDRLLRETTAGTPQGSILSPLLSNVALSVLDEYIAQAPGGPSAGKVDRARRHRHGLPNYRLIRYADDWCLMVFGSKSDAEVLREEITEVLSTMGLRLSPGKTLITHIDEGLDFLGWHIQRHRKRGTSQYYVYTYPAKKAVQAVKRKVKTLCREVEVNQPLDDLLRRLNMALRGWCAYFRPGVSSATFAYLSHYTWQTVWRWMRRKHRRSTWKELRNRYCGGGWWPSSDNRELFDPEKVGTTRYRYRGSIIPAPWPIAG
- a CDS encoding IS3 family transposase, whose amino-acid sequence is MTALFTEHPHLEVEPTLRELHIASSTYYRWRRAEKQPCERVRKDVELTDRIREIHTDSGGIYGSPRVHAVLKREGVHVSRKRVERLMREADLAGLSPRRSSFTRRDPKATLAPDLVERDFTAPEPNRLWVTDLTMITTIEGPLWLSAIRDAFSRRVVAWETSARADADLVLSCLEYALASRDVEPGRLIHHADHGCQYTSVKLTTRLMRAGIEASMGSVGDSYDNALAENLWMLIKTECVRGRVFATRAEANLALFEYVDGFYNSRRIQKRLGYLSPIEFEEKHYADRAAADQANLNIHQPVLTS